A single genomic interval of Lewinellaceae bacterium harbors:
- a CDS encoding chitobiase/beta-hexosaminidase C-terminal domain-containing protein produces MSWLEFLGRFHPVLLHLPIGLLIGAFGLELIQRKSRSAGMNAAIQSLLFWGMVTAIVTALLGFFLQWEGGYEERLLNIHKYLGISTAVLSVVVYLLKKTTTDHRAYLPVFGLTTTVMLLAGHFGGSLTHGSSYLSDQMPNGLRSLLGLPPKSAPVEEITSVDASSLVFQDVIQPIFRSKCTSCHNPEKAKGELLLHNQEGVEKGGKDGALFIAGDVENSLLIKRILLPLDNEDHMPPEGKKQLTEDEVALMEWWINNHRSYEDRIQDVSVPDNIQAVFAKSVKPENPVFRLDLKDPGEKKLTSLRNEGVKVMRLAAENPLLEINMSYRQDLEPDFLKKLFPIADQIAYLNLSKSNVTDDMIRDLGRFPHLVRLYLDNTSITDAGLESLKGLEYLQYLNLYGTGITDAGLTHLESLPHLEELYLWQSQVSDAGVEALQAKIPGLEVNTGITGNNLGGVIPLQAPVIQVDETLFTDSVQVQLILNVDGIRVYYTLDGSDPDTTSNLYSKPVTIKRTTEIRTFATKPGWQSSPVGSKQLIRSKYRPQDVTLNVPPNPKYQASGPSTLIDFNKGSNQFGDGQWLGFEKQDVTATLDMGSAVPLSHVTISCLENASSWIFFPRGIQVEVSSDARNWKNVVRESYPEATEAASPALKNFLVTFPEQNARYVRVKITGQKTNPRWHPNPGEPCWLFMDEILVD; encoded by the coding sequence ATGTCTTGGCTGGAATTTCTTGGACGATTTCATCCTGTTTTACTGCATTTACCCATTGGGCTGCTGATCGGGGCATTTGGGTTAGAGCTTATTCAGCGTAAATCCCGGTCTGCCGGAATGAATGCTGCCATTCAATCCCTGTTATTCTGGGGTATGGTCACCGCAATAGTTACCGCTTTACTGGGATTTTTCCTCCAATGGGAAGGTGGTTACGAAGAACGGCTGTTGAACATTCACAAATATCTGGGAATCAGTACGGCAGTCTTGTCCGTTGTAGTCTATTTACTCAAGAAAACAACGACAGATCATAGGGCATATCTACCGGTTTTTGGATTGACCACTACTGTCATGCTTTTAGCCGGCCATTTTGGCGGCTCGCTCACCCATGGCAGCTCCTACCTCTCGGATCAGATGCCTAACGGGCTGCGGTCCCTGCTGGGCCTACCACCAAAATCCGCCCCGGTCGAAGAGATAACTTCGGTTGATGCCAGCTCCCTGGTCTTCCAGGATGTCATCCAGCCAATATTCCGGTCGAAATGTACCAGTTGCCACAACCCTGAAAAAGCCAAGGGTGAATTACTGCTGCACAATCAGGAAGGTGTGGAGAAAGGCGGCAAGGATGGTGCCTTATTTATTGCAGGTGATGTCGAAAATTCCCTTCTGATCAAAAGGATCCTTCTCCCCCTGGACAATGAAGATCACATGCCACCGGAAGGCAAAAAACAATTGACGGAAGATGAGGTAGCTCTTATGGAATGGTGGATCAATAACCACCGGAGCTATGAAGATCGCATCCAGGATGTATCCGTTCCAGACAACATTCAGGCGGTATTTGCGAAGTCCGTCAAACCAGAAAATCCCGTGTTCCGGCTGGATCTGAAAGACCCGGGTGAAAAAAAACTTACCAGCCTGCGTAATGAGGGTGTAAAGGTAATGCGGCTGGCCGCTGAAAATCCTCTCCTTGAGATCAACATGAGTTACCGGCAGGACCTGGAACCCGATTTCCTGAAAAAACTATTTCCCATTGCAGATCAGATTGCCTATCTCAATCTGAGCAAGTCCAATGTGACCGATGATATGATCCGGGATTTGGGACGATTCCCTCATCTGGTACGCCTGTACCTTGATAATACTTCTATAACAGACGCGGGCCTGGAGTCACTCAAAGGCCTGGAATATCTGCAATATCTGAACCTCTACGGAACCGGAATAACCGATGCAGGCCTTACCCATCTGGAATCGCTGCCACACCTTGAGGAACTCTATTTATGGCAATCCCAGGTGAGTGATGCCGGCGTTGAGGCTTTACAAGCTAAAATACCCGGGTTGGAAGTAAATACTGGCATAACCGGCAACAACCTCGGAGGCGTTATTCCATTACAGGCCCCGGTCATCCAGGTAGACGAGACGTTATTCACAGACTCTGTACAGGTACAGCTTATCCTGAATGTGGATGGTATCAGGGTCTATTACACCCTGGACGGCTCCGATCCCGATACCACATCCAACCTGTATAGCAAACCGGTTACAATCAAACGCACCACAGAAATCCGCACCTTTGCCACCAAACCGGGCTGGCAATCAAGCCCTGTCGGTTCAAAACAATTAATTCGCTCCAAATACCGGCCCCAGGATGTTACTCTGAATGTGCCCCCTAACCCAAAGTATCAGGCTTCAGGTCCTTCTACCCTGATCGATTTTAACAAGGGAAGCAACCAGTTTGGTGATGGTCAGTGGCTGGGATTCGAAAAACAGGATGTGACTGCAACCCTGGATATGGGTTCGGCTGTTCCACTCTCTCATGTTACCATCAGCTGTCTTGAAAATGCCTCATCCTGGATATTTTTTCCCCGAGGCATACAGGTGGAAGTCTCCTCAGATGCCAGGAACTGGAAAAATGTTGTCCGGGAGAGCTACCCGGAGGCAACTGAAGCTGCGTCTCCTGCACTAAAGAACTTTTTGGTCACATTCCCGGAACAAAATGCCCGTTACGTCAGGGTGAAAATAACCGGACAGAAGACCAATCCCCGCTGGCACCCGAACCCTGGCGAACCCTGCTGGTTGTTCATGGATGAGATTCTGGTAGATTAA
- a CDS encoding prolyl oligopeptidase family serine peptidase, whose amino-acid sequence MSVKMAKNGLAAGLIVAFGVLSVMAGTPVKVLLWGDRMISGNTMTRPDVNALPVQLQALCGEDFSITSCRVDAGSEATQGNQNVIFLIPDWINLLEKVTGGIGDTLDWYNTWITDLQGLLKVNPHSRYFLALPSRSISPEFAYADSSCQATLRPRFYKLAQQMRWETIDLQLVLASYPEYWQDGIHISSIGAGTIAKRFYQALHQDRFQVLGLSGTDDQTSAFDYHGYAGVEGHHQGHTWRVVLPTYAAAGHPWIWRQRFWGHEPQTEIALLERGYYVIYCDAAEWYGNTTNMQLWDWFYDWLQSVGFAPKGILEGFSRGGIYAYRWLLHRPESVAGVYADAPVLDMKSWPGGKGTSAGSAQDWAIFKKDFGLEDEQSAILFEGNPLDLADSIAWQNVPMLHVVGEADRVVPVAENTDLFVARIRAAGGTIRVIRKPGVDHHPHSLQNPTPIVDFIEACYGTKVNWASLPAPGNEYRSAAGWQSGMEWHSLFTEMNALPAISDTVDMLLFGNSITQSIGGPGRSVAYRPGEAAFSETFQDWKWYNFGISGDRTQHLRRRVRQGTWQMLHPKYIVITIGVNNIPSDQAEEIFQGITGIVQDIRAKDQHVKVLVVGPLPTKDPSSENRRTFDEVHRRLAAYPFPSQVTYSPLAYQLLDANGNLPENYFGKDGIHLLPEGYVNYARVLLIALDQMR is encoded by the coding sequence ATGTCAGTAAAAATGGCAAAGAATGGGTTAGCTGCCGGTCTGATTGTTGCTTTTGGTGTGTTGTCGGTGATGGCAGGTACTCCGGTAAAAGTTCTGTTGTGGGGAGACCGGATGATATCCGGGAACACCATGACCAGACCGGATGTAAATGCATTGCCCGTGCAACTGCAGGCATTATGCGGTGAAGATTTCTCGATTACGTCCTGCCGCGTAGATGCCGGTTCTGAAGCCACTCAGGGAAACCAGAATGTGATCTTTCTGATACCCGACTGGATAAATCTCCTGGAGAAAGTTACCGGAGGAATTGGAGATACACTGGATTGGTACAACACCTGGATAACCGATCTGCAAGGGTTGCTCAAGGTGAATCCGCACAGTCGTTATTTTCTGGCATTACCTTCACGCAGTATAAGTCCTGAATTTGCATATGCGGATTCCTCCTGCCAGGCGACCTTAAGACCAAGGTTCTACAAGCTGGCGCAGCAAATGCGGTGGGAAACCATTGACCTTCAACTGGTGCTTGCCTCATACCCGGAATACTGGCAGGATGGTATTCATATCTCGTCCATTGGAGCCGGGACAATTGCAAAACGTTTTTACCAGGCCTTGCATCAGGATCGATTTCAGGTGTTGGGATTATCCGGAACGGATGATCAAACCTCGGCCTTTGACTACCATGGTTATGCTGGCGTGGAAGGACACCATCAGGGACACACCTGGCGTGTGGTATTGCCCACCTACGCAGCAGCAGGTCATCCCTGGATTTGGCGGCAACGGTTTTGGGGGCATGAGCCGCAGACTGAAATAGCCCTTCTGGAGCGAGGCTATTATGTGATTTATTGCGATGCGGCGGAATGGTATGGTAACACCACAAACATGCAGCTTTGGGACTGGTTTTATGACTGGCTTCAATCTGTTGGCTTTGCCCCAAAAGGTATTCTGGAAGGTTTTTCGCGAGGGGGGATCTATGCTTATCGCTGGTTGCTTCACCGTCCTGAATCTGTAGCTGGGGTTTATGCCGATGCTCCGGTACTGGATATGAAGAGTTGGCCGGGAGGTAAAGGCACCAGTGCAGGCAGTGCTCAGGACTGGGCAATATTCAAAAAGGACTTCGGTCTGGAGGATGAACAGAGTGCTATATTGTTCGAAGGCAATCCCCTGGACCTGGCGGATTCTATTGCCTGGCAGAATGTCCCGATGTTACACGTCGTAGGGGAGGCAGACCGTGTGGTGCCTGTCGCTGAAAATACGGACTTATTTGTGGCCAGGATACGCGCCGCTGGAGGGACAATCCGGGTTATTCGCAAGCCCGGCGTCGACCACCATCCTCATAGCCTGCAAAATCCAACACCCATCGTAGACTTCATTGAGGCTTGCTATGGAACCAAGGTCAACTGGGCTTCGCTGCCAGCACCCGGAAATGAATACCGTTCAGCAGCCGGATGGCAATCTGGCATGGAATGGCACAGCCTTTTCACTGAGATGAATGCATTGCCGGCGATCAGTGACACGGTTGACATGTTGTTGTTCGGAAATTCAATAACCCAAAGTATCGGTGGCCCCGGCAGGTCTGTAGCATACCGGCCCGGAGAGGCGGCATTTTCAGAAACTTTCCAGGACTGGAAATGGTATAATTTTGGCATCTCAGGCGACCGTACGCAACATCTGCGCCGGCGGGTCCGGCAGGGCACATGGCAGATGCTTCATCCGAAATATATAGTGATAACCATCGGTGTGAATAACATTCCGTCCGATCAGGCGGAGGAAATTTTCCAGGGCATAACCGGAATTGTGCAGGATATCCGCGCCAAAGACCAGCATGTAAAAGTCCTGGTCGTAGGTCCTTTACCAACTAAGGATCCATCCAGTGAAAACCGGCGGACGTTCGATGAAGTGCACCGGCGCCTTGCTGCCTATCCTTTCCCTTCACAGGTTACCTACAGCCCACTCGCTTACCAGCTCCTGGATGCAAATGGTAATTTACCGGAGAATTATTTTGGCAAGGATGGTATCCATCTCCTGCCGGAAGGATATGTTAATTACGCCCGGGTATTACTTATTGCCCTGGATCAGATGAGATGA
- a CDS encoding noncanonical pyrimidine nucleotidase, YjjG family, translated as MNYRKDRDGSYPLFSPNRSDLKQQCILVAFNFEEKMAHSHYQYLLIDADHTIYDFDRCQEEALEQTFLDFGQTFLPEWHPIYTRLNLAAWDAHERGILTREQIRTVRFSQLAAEVGIHLDPESYHERYVEHLSGIVHYLDTAESSLHELAKSFTLAMITNGLPNVQRPRLSRSSITPLFSAIVISGEISKTKPDPAFFNHTLDQLGNPSPEDCLVIGDNLFADIGGGQNAGMHTCWFNPHGKSNAEPGVTPTFTVRNWDEIKSLLASDSIN; from the coding sequence ATGAACTATCGAAAGGATCGGGATGGATCATACCCATTATTTTCACCGAACCGGAGTGATCTCAAACAACAGTGTATCTTAGTGGCTTTTAATTTTGAAGAGAAAATGGCACATTCCCATTATCAGTATTTGCTCATTGATGCTGACCACACCATTTACGATTTCGATCGTTGCCAGGAGGAAGCACTGGAGCAGACCTTCCTTGATTTTGGACAAACATTCCTGCCGGAGTGGCATCCGATCTACACCCGCCTTAATCTGGCGGCATGGGATGCCCATGAACGCGGGATACTTACCCGCGAACAGATCCGTACCGTGCGGTTTTCACAACTGGCGGCGGAAGTAGGAATCCATCTCGACCCTGAATCTTACCATGAGCGGTATGTCGAACACCTGTCCGGTATCGTCCATTATCTGGATACCGCCGAATCCTCCCTGCACGAGCTGGCCAAATCATTTACCCTCGCCATGATCACCAATGGCTTGCCAAATGTCCAGCGTCCCAGATTGTCGCGGTCCAGCATTACACCGCTATTCAGTGCTATCGTTATCTCCGGGGAAATAAGTAAAACCAAGCCGGATCCGGCATTCTTCAATCACACCCTGGATCAGCTGGGAAATCCATCGCCGGAGGATTGTCTGGTAATTGGAGATAACCTGTTCGCCGATATCGGTGGCGGGCAGAATGCCGGCATGCATACCTGCTGGTTTAATCCCCATGGCAAATCCAACGCGGAGCCGGGAGTCACCCCCACCTTTACGGTTCGCAATTGGGATGAAATAAAATCATTACTAGCCTCAGATTCAATAAATTAA
- a CDS encoding alpha-L-fucosidase has translation MKKHVLTLTLLSTMHLMFSQAYVMPTDPLVLQKLDWWQDQKFGLMMHWGTYSQWGVVESWSICSEDQPWCSRNGADYSQYKRDYEALATTFNPQKFDPQPWVNAAKYAGMKYLVFTTKHHDGFCMFDTKETDYRITGSQVPFHTDPRADVTKVLFDSFRNQGFGIGAYFSKPDWHSPDFWAPEWATPDRCTNYDTNKHPDRWQKFRDYTYNQIEELMSGYGKVDILWLDGGWVRPDSTINEEVRSWGYRIPDYPQDIDMPRIATMARAHQPGLLVVDRSVHGPFEDYRTPEQQVPERALSYPWETCMTMGNSWSYSKNPHYKSTHQLIHLLVDIVAKGGNFLLNIGPSPDGTWDQEAFDRLQGIGDWMQVNQEAIYATRAIAPYKEGKIRFTRKKNTNTVYAIYLADEQEKNPPEYWSIQQLKARTGSKVSVLETGDELSWKPNGDQGMIIQIPEKVRQKMKSQHAWTILFEADNIHN, from the coding sequence ATGAAAAAGCATGTCCTCACCCTGACCCTTCTATCTACGATGCACCTGATGTTCAGCCAGGCTTATGTAATGCCCACTGACCCGCTGGTATTGCAAAAGCTGGACTGGTGGCAGGATCAGAAATTCGGACTGATGATGCATTGGGGAACCTACAGCCAATGGGGTGTCGTGGAATCCTGGTCTATTTGTTCCGAAGACCAGCCCTGGTGTTCACGCAATGGCGCGGATTATAGCCAATACAAACGAGACTATGAGGCACTGGCTACAACCTTTAATCCTCAAAAATTTGATCCCCAGCCGTGGGTGAATGCCGCGAAGTACGCCGGCATGAAGTACCTGGTCTTCACCACCAAACACCACGATGGATTTTGCATGTTTGACACCAAAGAAACGGACTATCGAATTACCGGCTCTCAGGTACCATTCCATACCGATCCCCGTGCAGATGTAACCAAAGTCCTGTTTGATTCCTTTCGCAATCAGGGGTTTGGCATAGGTGCCTATTTTTCGAAACCCGACTGGCATTCACCGGATTTCTGGGCACCGGAATGGGCAACGCCCGACCGCTGTACCAATTACGACACCAATAAACACCCCGACCGGTGGCAGAAATTTAGAGACTATACCTACAATCAAATCGAAGAATTAATGAGCGGTTACGGGAAGGTGGATATCCTCTGGCTGGATGGAGGATGGGTACGGCCGGATTCCACAATAAACGAAGAAGTCCGCTCCTGGGGATACCGGATCCCGGACTACCCTCAGGATATCGACATGCCCAGGATAGCCACAATGGCCAGGGCCCATCAACCGGGCCTTCTGGTGGTGGATCGCAGCGTTCATGGTCCCTTTGAAGACTACCGTACACCGGAACAGCAGGTCCCGGAGCGGGCATTGTCGTACCCCTGGGAGACATGCATGACCATGGGAAACAGCTGGTCGTACAGCAAAAATCCGCACTATAAATCTACCCATCAACTGATCCACCTCCTCGTGGATATTGTAGCCAAGGGTGGCAATTTCCTCCTTAACATCGGCCCCAGTCCGGATGGCACCTGGGATCAGGAAGCGTTTGACCGCCTTCAGGGTATCGGTGACTGGATGCAGGTAAATCAGGAAGCCATCTATGCCACACGGGCCATCGCACCTTACAAGGAAGGCAAGATCCGCTTTACACGAAAGAAAAATACGAACACGGTTTATGCGATCTATCTTGCTGATGAACAGGAAAAGAACCCGCCGGAATACTGGTCCATCCAACAGCTGAAAGCCAGAACAGGAAGCAAGGTTTCCGTACTGGAAACCGGCGATGAACTCAGCTGGAAACCAAATGGCGACCAGGGCATGATCATTCAGATCCCTGAAAAAGTCAGGCAGAAAATGAAAAGCCAGCATGCCTGGACCATCCTATTTGAAGCGGACAACATTCATAACTAG